The Puntigrus tetrazona isolate hp1 chromosome 19, ASM1883169v1, whole genome shotgun sequence genome has a segment encoding these proteins:
- the tpd52 gene encoding tumor protein D52 isoform X2, which yields MEEADQGPKSPDFIPEVGEDAANAVPCSPCMALTEEEQSELRSELEKVEDEIQTLSQVLAAKEKQVADIKRKLGITPLNEFKQNLSKGWHDVTASTAYKKTSETLSQVGQKATTAFSTVGSAISRKLEDVSIRSIQHSASMPVMRNTPTFKSFEEKVETLKTKMSPTPSTGDAEEVSESTPEGEPVAEHPEETCPPDQKTH from the exons ATGGAGGAAGCCGATCAAG GGCCCAAGAGTCCGGACTTTATCCCAGAAGTAGGTGAAGATGCAGCAAATGCCGTGCCCTGTTCACCCTGCATGGCCCTAACTGAGGAAGAGCAATCAGAGCTCCGCAGTGAACTGGAAAAG GTGGAAGACGAGATCCAGACTCTTTCTCAGGTGCTGGCGGCCAAGGAGAAGCAGGTGGCGGACATCAAGCGGAAATTGGGCATCACTCCACTCAACGAGTTCAAACAGAACCTGAGCAAAGGCTGGCATGATGTCACCGCCTCCACTGC GTATAAGAAGACCTCGGAGACCCTTTCCCAAGTGGGTCAGAAGGCGACGACGGCGTTCTCCACCGTGGGCTCAGCCATTAGCAGAAAGCTAGAGGACGTGAG TATACGGTCCATACAGCATTCGGCTAGCATGCCTGTGATGAG AAACACACCCACCTTCAAGTCATTTGAGGAGAAAGTGGAAACCTTAAAG ACCAAGATGAGTCCGACGCCGTCGACGGGCGACGCCGAAGAGGTTTCCGAATCCACACCTGAGGGAGAACCGGTGGCCGAACACCCAGAGGAAACTTGTCCACCAGATCAAAAAACTCACTGA
- the tpd52 gene encoding tumor protein D52 isoform X1 gives MEEADQGPKSPDFIPEVGEDAANAVPCSPCMALTEEEQSELRSELEKVEDEIQTLSQVLAAKEKQVADIKRKLGITPLNEFKQNLSKGWHDVTASTAYKKTSETLSQVGQKATTAFSTVGSAISRKLEDVRLQSFSNSFGIRSIQHSASMPVMRNTPTFKSFEEKVETLKTKMSPTPSTGDAEEVSESTPEGEPVAEHPEETCPPDQKTH, from the exons ATGGAGGAAGCCGATCAAG GGCCCAAGAGTCCGGACTTTATCCCAGAAGTAGGTGAAGATGCAGCAAATGCCGTGCCCTGTTCACCCTGCATGGCCCTAACTGAGGAAGAGCAATCAGAGCTCCGCAGTGAACTGGAAAAG GTGGAAGACGAGATCCAGACTCTTTCTCAGGTGCTGGCGGCCAAGGAGAAGCAGGTGGCGGACATCAAGCGGAAATTGGGCATCACTCCACTCAACGAGTTCAAACAGAACCTGAGCAAAGGCTGGCATGATGTCACCGCCTCCACTGC GTATAAGAAGACCTCGGAGACCCTTTCCCAAGTGGGTCAGAAGGCGACGACGGCGTTCTCCACCGTGGGCTCAGCCATTAGCAGAAAGCTAGAGGACGTGAG ATTACAGTCATTTTCCAATTCTTTTGG TATACGGTCCATACAGCATTCGGCTAGCATGCCTGTGATGAG AAACACACCCACCTTCAAGTCATTTGAGGAGAAAGTGGAAACCTTAAAG ACCAAGATGAGTCCGACGCCGTCGACGGGCGACGCCGAAGAGGTTTCCGAATCCACACCTGAGGGAGAACCGGTGGCCGAACACCCAGAGGAAACTTGTCCACCAGATCAAAAAACTCACTGA
- the tpd52 gene encoding tumor protein D52 isoform X3 produces the protein MEEADQGPKSPDFIPEVGEDAANAVPCSPCMALTEEEQSELRSELEKVEDEIQTLSQVLAAKEKQVADIKRKLGITPLNEFKQNLSKGWHDVTASTAYKKTSETLSQVGQKATTAFSTVGSAISRKLEDVRNTPTFKSFEEKVETLKTKMSPTPSTGDAEEVSESTPEGEPVAEHPEETCPPDQKTH, from the exons ATGGAGGAAGCCGATCAAG GGCCCAAGAGTCCGGACTTTATCCCAGAAGTAGGTGAAGATGCAGCAAATGCCGTGCCCTGTTCACCCTGCATGGCCCTAACTGAGGAAGAGCAATCAGAGCTCCGCAGTGAACTGGAAAAG GTGGAAGACGAGATCCAGACTCTTTCTCAGGTGCTGGCGGCCAAGGAGAAGCAGGTGGCGGACATCAAGCGGAAATTGGGCATCACTCCACTCAACGAGTTCAAACAGAACCTGAGCAAAGGCTGGCATGATGTCACCGCCTCCACTGC GTATAAGAAGACCTCGGAGACCCTTTCCCAAGTGGGTCAGAAGGCGACGACGGCGTTCTCCACCGTGGGCTCAGCCATTAGCAGAAAGCTAGAGGACGTGAG AAACACACCCACCTTCAAGTCATTTGAGGAGAAAGTGGAAACCTTAAAG ACCAAGATGAGTCCGACGCCGTCGACGGGCGACGCCGAAGAGGTTTCCGAATCCACACCTGAGGGAGAACCGGTGGCCGAACACCCAGAGGAAACTTGTCCACCAGATCAAAAAACTCACTGA
- the tpd52 gene encoding tumor protein D52 isoform X4 gives MEEADQGPKSPDFIPEVGEDAANAVPCSPCMALTEEEQSELRSELEKVEDEIQTLSQVLAAKEKQVADIKRKLGITPLNEFKQNLSKGWHDVTASTAYKKTSETLSQVGQKATTAFSTVGSAISRKLEDVR, from the exons ATGGAGGAAGCCGATCAAG GGCCCAAGAGTCCGGACTTTATCCCAGAAGTAGGTGAAGATGCAGCAAATGCCGTGCCCTGTTCACCCTGCATGGCCCTAACTGAGGAAGAGCAATCAGAGCTCCGCAGTGAACTGGAAAAG GTGGAAGACGAGATCCAGACTCTTTCTCAGGTGCTGGCGGCCAAGGAGAAGCAGGTGGCGGACATCAAGCGGAAATTGGGCATCACTCCACTCAACGAGTTCAAACAGAACCTGAGCAAAGGCTGGCATGATGTCACCGCCTCCACTGC GTATAAGAAGACCTCGGAGACCCTTTCCCAAGTGGGTCAGAAGGCGACGACGGCGTTCTCCACCGTGGGCTCAGCCATTAGCAGAAAGCTAGAGGACGTGAGGTGA